A single region of the Streptomyces sp. ITFR-16 genome encodes:
- a CDS encoding type 1 glutamine amidotransferase domain-containing protein codes for MAKILFVLTGSDHWTLADGTAHPTGFWAEEAVAPYQAFKAAGHEIVVATPGGVVPTVDRGSLAPEFNDGQENADRVAAAVEGMAELRHPLKVEDVDLADYAAVFYPGGHGPMEDLAVNADSGRLLVRALESGSPLGIVCHAPAAVLAATKDDGTNAFAGYRLTGFTNDEETQAGFADKAKWLLQDRLVEIGADFQEGEPWAPHVVVDRNLVTGQNPASAAPLADELLKKLG; via the coding sequence ATGGCAAAGATCCTTTTCGTTCTGACCGGTTCCGACCACTGGACGCTCGCCGACGGCACCGCGCACCCGACCGGCTTCTGGGCGGAGGAGGCCGTCGCGCCCTACCAGGCGTTCAAGGCCGCCGGCCACGAGATCGTCGTGGCCACGCCCGGCGGCGTGGTGCCGACCGTCGACCGGGGCAGCCTGGCCCCCGAGTTCAACGACGGCCAGGAGAACGCCGACAGGGTGGCCGCCGCGGTCGAGGGCATGGCGGAACTCCGGCACCCGCTGAAGGTGGAGGACGTGGATCTCGCGGACTACGCGGCGGTGTTCTACCCGGGCGGGCACGGCCCGATGGAGGACCTGGCGGTGAACGCCGACTCCGGCAGGCTGCTCGTGCGCGCGCTGGAGTCGGGCAGCCCGCTGGGCATCGTCTGCCACGCCCCGGCCGCCGTGCTCGCCGCCACCAAGGACGACGGCACCAACGCCTTCGCCGGCTACCGGCTGACCGGCTTCACCAACGACGAGGAGACCCAGGCGGGCTTCGCCGACAAGGCCAAGTGGCTGCTTCAGGACCGTCTGGTGGAGATCGGCGCCGACTTCCAGGAGGGCGAGCCGTGGGCCCCGCACGTCGTGGTCGACCGCAACCTCGTCACCGGTCAGAACCCGGCGTCGGCCGCGCCGCTCGCGGACGAACTCCTCAAGAAGCTCGGCTGA
- a CDS encoding LysR family transcriptional regulator, producing MSDRQSNGMTQAEQTAATGPADLNLLRTFLAVHRSGSFTAAARLLGLSQPTVTTQIRALERQLGRELFERRARGVVAAPFADTLAARVVAPLDALAAVTGDGGPGGAEAAGPVHLAGPAELLCVRALPALAPLVAQGVQVRAAPGLTDPLLDELRAGRHDLVIATARPRGRAWSAAPLMDEEFVLVAAPEAAERIGGAEQVAAAGPSVLRALPLITYAEDLPIARRYWRHVFGRRLNSPAAVTVPDLRGVLALVVAGAGFTVLPRYLCAGELASGALTLLADPEDPPINTGYLVQRPGPVTNPHVELVRDHLLRAGRVW from the coding sequence ATGAGCGATAGGCAATCCAATGGGATGACGCAAGCGGAGCAGACGGCGGCGACCGGCCCGGCGGACCTGAATCTGCTGCGTACCTTTCTGGCCGTCCACCGCTCCGGATCGTTCACCGCCGCCGCGCGGCTGCTCGGTCTGTCGCAGCCGACGGTGACGACCCAGATCCGTGCCCTGGAGCGCCAGCTGGGCCGGGAGCTGTTCGAGCGGCGGGCCCGGGGCGTGGTCGCGGCGCCCTTCGCGGACACGCTCGCGGCCCGGGTGGTCGCGCCCCTCGACGCGCTGGCGGCGGTCACCGGCGACGGCGGGCCCGGCGGGGCGGAGGCGGCCGGGCCCGTCCATCTGGCCGGACCGGCCGAGCTGCTGTGCGTACGCGCCCTGCCCGCGCTCGCCCCGCTCGTCGCCCAGGGGGTGCAGGTGCGCGCGGCCCCGGGGCTGACCGATCCACTGCTCGACGAGCTGCGCGCGGGGCGCCACGACCTGGTGATCGCCACCGCCCGGCCGCGCGGCCGGGCCTGGAGTGCCGCGCCCCTGATGGACGAGGAGTTCGTCCTCGTCGCGGCCCCGGAGGCGGCCGAGCGGATCGGCGGGGCGGAACAGGTCGCCGCCGCCGGCCCCTCCGTCCTGCGCGCGCTGCCGCTGATCACGTACGCCGAGGACCTGCCGATCGCGCGCCGCTACTGGCGCCATGTGTTCGGCAGACGGCTCAACAGCCCGGCCGCCGTGACCGTCCCCGATCTGCGGGGCGTGCTGGCCCTGGTCGTCGCCGGGGCGGGGTTCACGGTGCTGCCCCGCTATCTCTGCGCGGGCGAACTGGCCTCGGGCGCACTGACGTTGCTCGCCGATCCGGAGGACCCGCCGATCAACACGGGCTACCTCGTGCAACGGCCGGGCCCGGTGACGAACCCGCACGTCGAGCTGGTCCGCGACCACCTGCTGCGGGCGGGCCGGGTCTGGTGA
- a CDS encoding MerR family transcriptional regulator: MNGDTHDGASGGTRLSIGELARRTGLSVKTVRFYSDRGIVPPADRSPAGYRQYDPDAVARLNLVRTLRELGLGLSTIGDVVAGQARLSDVAAAHAEALETRIRTLSLRRAVLTAVARRGSTPEEMELMHRLARLSEDQRRTLTRDFLDAVFGSPPGDPGLDGVLRSMTPELPDDPADDQVEAWAELAELTQDPEFRAALRRSAEHHTADRAAGGGSVPVRDPEAVIRDHAAAPAAAGTDPLAPQADGVVDAVTASYARLCGLPDDTALRRRLLARLDSGDDPRRERYFQLLAVINRWPAPEPVAPALDWFRRALRARTAG; this comes from the coding sequence ATGAACGGCGACACGCACGACGGGGCGAGCGGTGGCACGCGGCTCTCGATCGGTGAGCTGGCCCGGCGGACCGGGCTCTCCGTCAAGACCGTCCGCTTCTACTCCGATCGCGGGATCGTGCCGCCCGCCGACCGCAGCCCCGCCGGCTACCGGCAGTACGACCCGGACGCCGTGGCCCGGCTGAACCTCGTGCGGACCCTGCGCGAACTCGGGCTCGGCCTGTCCACGATCGGTGACGTCGTGGCAGGCCAGGCCCGGCTCTCCGACGTCGCCGCCGCGCACGCGGAGGCGCTGGAGACGCGGATCCGGACGCTGAGCCTGCGGCGCGCGGTGCTGACGGCCGTGGCCCGACGTGGTTCGACACCCGAGGAGATGGAACTCATGCACCGATTGGCCAGGCTCTCCGAGGACCAGCGGCGGACGCTGACCCGCGACTTCCTCGACGCCGTCTTCGGCAGCCCGCCCGGGGACCCGGGCCTGGACGGCGTCCTGCGGTCGATGACGCCCGAACTGCCCGACGACCCCGCCGATGACCAGGTCGAGGCATGGGCGGAGCTGGCCGAACTGACCCAGGACCCGGAGTTCCGCGCCGCCCTGCGCCGCAGCGCCGAGCACCACACGGCGGACCGGGCCGCGGGCGGCGGGAGCGTCCCCGTACGCGACCCCGAGGCGGTGATCCGTGACCACGCGGCAGCCCCCGCGGCGGCGGGCACCGACCCGCTCGCCCCGCAGGCGGACGGCGTCGTGGACGCGGTGACCGCCTCCTACGCGCGGCTCTGCGGCCTCCCGGACGACACCGCTCTGCGCCGGCGGCTGCTGGCCCGTCTCGACAGCGGCGACGACCCCCGCAGGGAGCGGTACTTCCAGCTGCTCGCCGTGATCAACCGGTGGCCGGCACCGGAACCCGTCGCGCCCGCGCTGGACTGGTTTCGCCGCGCGCTGCGCGCCCGTACCGCCGGCTGA
- a CDS encoding DinB family protein produces the protein MFARPDDDPRDDGGFRGERETLVGLLRDQRLTLEMKCSGLDAKALARRSVPPSNLSLLGLVRHLAGVEVYWFRRVMAGQDVRRPYRTATDRDAEFNGAVPDPGVVADAWARWRSEVAFAEAFVAGAPGLGLMAVGGDEPIELRGVLAHMIEEYARHNGHADFLRERIDGRVGQ, from the coding sequence ATGTTCGCCCGCCCGGACGACGACCCCCGGGACGACGGCGGGTTCCGCGGTGAGCGGGAGACGCTGGTGGGTCTGCTGCGCGATCAGCGGCTCACCCTGGAGATGAAGTGCTCCGGGCTCGACGCCAAGGCCCTGGCCCGTCGGTCCGTTCCGCCGTCGAATCTGTCGCTGCTCGGGCTCGTGCGGCATCTGGCCGGCGTGGAGGTCTACTGGTTCCGCCGTGTGATGGCGGGTCAGGACGTCCGGCGGCCATATCGCACCGCCACCGACCGGGACGCCGAGTTCAACGGGGCGGTGCCCGATCCCGGGGTCGTCGCGGATGCCTGGGCGCGCTGGCGGTCCGAGGTCGCTTTCGCGGAGGCGTTCGTCGCCGGGGCTCCCGGGCTCGGCCTCATGGCGGTCGGCGGCGACGAGCCGATCGAGCTGCGGGGCGTCCTGGCGCACATGATCGAGGAGTACGCCCGGCACAACGGGCACGCCGACTTTCTGCGTGAACGGATCGACGGCCGGGTGGGTCAGTAG
- a CDS encoding MgtC/SapB family protein, translated as MALDINEPFGQNWTHAAQFGIAFALSCAIGIEREIRQKAAGLRTYTIVGLGAALFTLVSKFGFSDVVVTGQVELDPSRVAAQIVSGLGFIGGGVIFVHRGSVRGLTTAASIWLTAAVGCAAGAGLPVLATLATLAYFLVSYGVRPLAHRLPALRNASIGYRITYTEGVGALRELVNHCTEAGFAVSELTTLAADGTGMFRRRRSQPDAERTVEVALSVQGRGDPDALMARLSATTGVLACSRSDLSDE; from the coding sequence GTGGCACTCGACATCAACGAGCCGTTCGGTCAGAACTGGACCCACGCGGCCCAGTTCGGCATCGCGTTCGCCCTGTCCTGCGCGATCGGGATCGAGCGCGAGATCCGCCAGAAGGCGGCCGGTCTGCGCACGTACACGATCGTCGGGCTCGGCGCCGCGCTGTTCACCCTGGTCAGCAAGTTCGGCTTCTCCGACGTCGTGGTGACCGGACAGGTAGAGCTGGACCCGTCCCGTGTCGCGGCGCAGATCGTCTCCGGGCTCGGGTTCATCGGCGGCGGCGTCATCTTCGTCCACCGGGGCTCGGTGCGGGGCCTGACCACGGCCGCCTCCATCTGGCTCACCGCCGCCGTCGGCTGCGCGGCCGGGGCGGGGCTGCCCGTCCTGGCCACCCTGGCGACCCTCGCGTATTTCCTGGTCTCCTACGGCGTCCGGCCCCTGGCCCACCGGCTGCCGGCCCTGCGCAACGCCTCCATCGGCTACCGGATCACCTACACCGAGGGCGTCGGCGCGCTGCGGGAGCTGGTCAACCACTGCACGGAGGCCGGGTTCGCCGTCTCGGAGCTGACCACGCTGGCCGCCGACGGGACGGGGATGTTCCGGCGGCGCCGGTCGCAGCCGGACGCCGAGCGGACCGTCGAGGTCGCGCTGAGTGTGCAGGGCCGGGGCGACCCCGACGCGCTGATGGCGCGGCTCTCGGCCACCACGGGGGTCCTGGCGTGCAGCCGCAGCGACCTCTCGGACGAGTGA
- a CDS encoding Dyp-type peroxidase codes for MPETTEEPAAAQPVVAPLTTSALILVATIEPGGEDAVREVLPDLAAFARSIGFRFPTSELACVTGFGSDAWDRLFSGPRPASLHPFQELRGPRHHAPATPGDLLFHIRAERMDACYEWAAQLMDRLGGAVRIVDETQGFRYFDHRDLLGFVDGTENPRGDDARSAALVGDEDPDFAGGSYVVVQKYLHDLTAWNALPVEEQERVIGRSKFTDIEMPDDVKPADSHVALNTITEPDGTERDILRANMPFGRFGEGEFGTYFIGYAADPDVTERMLRNMFLGSPPGTHDRILDFSTAVTGTLFHAPSADFLDAPPPSPASAGAAHLPEPVSAPVPEAVAAPDAGDGSLRIGSLQESASS; via the coding sequence ATGCCCGAGACCACCGAGGAACCGGCCGCGGCCCAGCCCGTCGTCGCCCCGCTGACGACCTCGGCCCTGATCCTGGTCGCCACGATCGAACCCGGTGGCGAGGACGCCGTCCGTGAGGTGCTGCCGGACCTGGCGGCCTTCGCCCGCTCGATCGGATTCCGCTTTCCCACGTCCGAGCTGGCCTGTGTGACGGGGTTCGGCTCCGATGCCTGGGACCGGCTGTTCTCGGGCCCCCGGCCCGCCTCGCTCCACCCCTTCCAGGAGCTGCGAGGCCCCCGCCACCACGCCCCGGCCACCCCCGGCGACCTGCTGTTCCACATCCGGGCCGAGCGGATGGACGCCTGCTACGAGTGGGCCGCCCAGCTGATGGACCGGCTGGGCGGCGCGGTGCGGATCGTCGACGAGACCCAGGGCTTCCGCTACTTCGACCACCGCGATCTGCTCGGGTTCGTCGACGGCACCGAGAACCCGAGGGGCGACGACGCCCGGTCGGCGGCCCTCGTGGGGGACGAGGACCCCGACTTCGCGGGCGGCAGCTATGTCGTCGTACAGAAGTACCTCCACGACCTGACCGCGTGGAACGCCCTGCCGGTCGAGGAGCAGGAGCGGGTGATCGGGCGGAGCAAGTTCACCGACATCGAGATGCCCGACGACGTCAAGCCCGCCGACTCGCACGTGGCGCTGAACACCATCACCGAGCCGGACGGCACCGAGCGCGACATCCTGCGCGCCAACATGCCGTTCGGCCGCTTCGGCGAGGGCGAGTTCGGTACGTACTTCATCGGGTACGCCGCCGATCCGGACGTCACCGAACGCATGCTCCGCAACATGTTCCTCGGCAGTCCGCCCGGCACCCACGACCGCATCCTCGACTTCTCGACGGCGGTCACCGGCACCCTCTTCCACGCCCCGAGCGCCGACTTCCTCGACGCCCCGCCCCCGTCGCCCGCCTCCGCCGGGGCCGCGCACCTGCCGGAGCCGGTGTCCGCGCCGGTGCCGGAGGCCGTGGCCGCACCGGACGCCGGGGACGGTTCGCTGCGTATCGGCAGCCTGCAAGAAAGCGCCTCGTCATGA
- a CDS encoding family 1 encapsulin nanocompartment shell protein, whose translation MNNLHRELAPVTPAAWDQIEEEARRTFSRHVAGRRVIDVSGPEGPALAAVGDGHLRDIDPPTPDVLARARTSMPVIEWRVPFTVTRAAVDDVERGSDDSDWQPVKDAARTCAFAEDMTIIDGYAAAGIAGLRDGSSHTALPLPADARDYPATVSQAMTQLRLAGVDGPYRLLLGADAYTEATETSDHGYPVSTHLARILDDKILWAPAVAGGVLLSTRGGDFELCLGEDLSIGYQDHDATEIRLYFQQSFTFRMLTPEAAVPIIA comes from the coding sequence ATGAACAACCTGCACCGCGAACTCGCCCCCGTCACCCCGGCCGCCTGGGACCAGATCGAGGAGGAGGCCCGGCGCACCTTCAGCCGTCATGTGGCCGGGCGCCGTGTCATCGACGTCAGCGGGCCCGAGGGGCCCGCGCTGGCGGCGGTCGGGGACGGCCATCTGCGCGACATCGACCCGCCCACGCCGGATGTCCTGGCCCGTGCCCGGACGTCGATGCCGGTCATCGAGTGGCGGGTGCCGTTCACGGTGACCCGGGCCGCCGTCGACGACGTCGAACGCGGCTCGGACGACAGCGACTGGCAGCCCGTCAAGGACGCGGCACGCACCTGTGCGTTCGCCGAGGACATGACGATCATCGACGGGTACGCGGCGGCGGGGATCGCGGGGCTCCGGGACGGCTCCTCGCACACGGCGCTGCCGCTGCCCGCCGACGCCCGCGACTACCCGGCCACCGTCAGCCAGGCCATGACGCAGCTTCGGCTGGCGGGTGTGGACGGGCCCTACCGGCTGCTGCTGGGCGCGGACGCGTACACGGAGGCCACCGAGACGTCCGACCACGGCTACCCGGTCTCCACGCACCTGGCCCGCATCCTGGACGACAAGATCCTGTGGGCGCCGGCCGTCGCGGGCGGGGTGCTGCTGTCCACCCGGGGCGGCGACTTCGAACTGTGCCTGGGCGAGGACCTGTCGATCGGCTACCAGGACCATGACGCGACGGAGATCCGGCTGTACTTCCAGCAGTCGTTCACCTTCCGGATGCTGACCCCGGAGGCGGCCGTCCCGATCATCGCCTGA